From Longimicrobium sp., one genomic window encodes:
- the chrA gene encoding chromate efflux transporter has protein sequence MPAPTPRTSLAELALLFVKLGTTAFGGPAAHVAMMEDEVVRRRGWLTREDFLDYLGATNLIPGPNSTELAMHVGRERRGWAGLAVAGAAFIVPAAIIVGALGWAYVRFGTLPQAAGLLYGIKPVVIAVILQAVAGLGRTALKSRALWVVGAGAALLFGLGVNELLVLGMAAVVCAVGKRAASDGVRAAGVALVWPAGAVAGSSLAPASLGAIFGVFLKIGAVLFGSGYVLVAFLRADLVERLGWLTERQLLDAVAIGQVTPGPVFTTATFIGYVLAGVPGAVVATIAIFLPAFVFVAASGPLVRRIRSSPTAGAALDGVNVASLALMAVVTIQLARTALVDPLTIALALASAVLLIRYRVNSAWLVLGGAAVGLARAMLVGAM, from the coding sequence ATGCCGGCTCCCACGCCCCGAACCTCGCTGGCCGAGCTCGCGCTGCTCTTCGTGAAGCTCGGCACGACGGCGTTCGGCGGGCCGGCGGCGCACGTGGCGATGATGGAGGATGAGGTTGTAAGGCGGCGCGGGTGGCTCACGCGCGAGGACTTCCTCGACTACCTCGGCGCGACGAACCTGATTCCCGGCCCGAACTCCACCGAGCTGGCGATGCACGTGGGGCGCGAGCGCCGTGGATGGGCCGGCCTCGCGGTGGCGGGGGCGGCCTTCATCGTTCCGGCGGCGATCATCGTCGGGGCGCTGGGGTGGGCGTACGTGCGCTTCGGGACGCTGCCGCAGGCGGCCGGGTTGCTGTACGGCATCAAGCCCGTGGTCATCGCCGTGATCCTCCAGGCGGTCGCGGGGCTCGGGCGTACGGCGCTCAAGAGCCGCGCGCTCTGGGTCGTCGGGGCGGGGGCCGCGCTCCTGTTCGGCCTGGGGGTGAACGAGCTGCTCGTGCTGGGGATGGCGGCCGTCGTGTGCGCGGTCGGGAAGCGTGCCGCATCGGATGGCGTGCGCGCGGCGGGGGTCGCGCTGGTGTGGCCGGCCGGAGCTGTGGCCGGATCGAGTCTGGCTCCGGCGTCGCTGGGGGCGATCTTTGGCGTTTTCCTCAAGATCGGCGCGGTGCTGTTCGGGAGCGGGTACGTGCTCGTCGCATTCCTGCGCGCGGACCTCGTGGAGCGGCTCGGATGGCTCACGGAGCGCCAGCTTCTCGATGCGGTCGCCATCGGCCAGGTTACGCCCGGGCCGGTTTTCACGACGGCTACCTTCATCGGGTACGTCCTGGCCGGCGTCCCCGGCGCGGTGGTGGCGACGATCGCGATCTTTCTTCCCGCGTTCGTCTTCGTGGCGGCGAGCGGGCCGCTGGTGCGGCGAATCCGCTCCTCGCCGACGGCGGGGGCCGCGCTCGATGGGGTCAACGTCGCGTCGCTGGCGCTGATGGCGGTGGTCACGATCCAGCTTGCGCGCACCGCTCTCGTGGACCCGCTGACCATCGCGCTGGCGCTGGCGAGCGCGGTGCTCCTGATCCGCTATCGCGTCAACTCCGCGTGGCTGGTGCTGGGCGGGGCCGCGGTGGGTCTGGCGCGGGCGATGCTGGTTGGTGCGATGTAA
- a CDS encoding CopD family protein, with product MAPAKHACWRRWLFRAALLLLALAVPELAFAHGALRRAQPAKGAHLGTVPREIRLAFNENVELAVARIQLIGPDSAEIRLGTLALAADSPRVLVAAIGGALQAGEYTVAWQIAGADGHPVRGRYSFVIAPGAVGLAPPPSLPPAEQPAPAPHPDETHHNAATFPSGPGFDAESPLYVVVRWLTYIGLLGVLGALALRLVVLPAASRLGATALKAPAAARAAGIGLASAALVALAAVLRLYAQSYAMHGPAGAVDAGLVTTMLARTTWGWGWIIQAVGTVIALAGFVAARRSRVGWTLAALGGLALAVAPALSGHASAVPRLSGLAIVADAVHVLGAGGWVGGLFLLVAAGVPAAMRLPTEERGPAVAALVHAFSPVALVCAGALTVTGLFATWLHVGAPSALWQTDYGRTLLIKLALLTTVFGTGAYNWRRLRPALGDQAGAVRLRRSATVEIAAGVLVLLATAVLVATAAPAGL from the coding sequence ATGGCCCCGGCCAAACACGCTTGCTGGCGACGATGGCTGTTCCGCGCCGCCCTGCTCCTCCTGGCGCTCGCCGTCCCTGAGCTCGCCTTCGCGCACGGCGCGTTGCGGCGCGCGCAGCCCGCAAAGGGCGCGCACCTGGGCACGGTCCCGCGCGAGATCCGGCTCGCGTTCAACGAGAACGTCGAGTTGGCGGTCGCGCGCATCCAGCTCATCGGGCCGGACAGCGCGGAGATCCGGCTGGGCACGCTCGCCCTCGCCGCCGACTCGCCGCGCGTGCTCGTGGCCGCCATCGGCGGTGCGCTCCAGGCGGGCGAGTACACCGTCGCCTGGCAGATCGCGGGCGCGGACGGGCATCCGGTGCGAGGCAGGTATTCGTTCGTGATCGCGCCCGGCGCCGTGGGGCTCGCGCCGCCGCCCAGCCTGCCACCCGCCGAACAGCCCGCCCCCGCGCCGCACCCGGACGAGACGCATCACAACGCCGCCACCTTCCCCAGCGGCCCCGGCTTCGACGCGGAGTCGCCGCTGTACGTGGTGGTGCGCTGGCTCACGTACATCGGGCTGCTCGGTGTGCTCGGGGCGCTCGCGTTGCGCCTGGTGGTGCTCCCCGCCGCCTCGCGTTTGGGCGCAACTGCGCTGAAGGCACCCGCGGCGGCGCGCGCGGCCGGCATCGGGCTCGCCTCTGCGGCGCTCGTCGCGCTGGCGGCGGTGCTGCGCCTGTACGCGCAGTCGTACGCGATGCACGGTCCCGCGGGCGCGGTCGATGCCGGCCTCGTCACGACGATGCTGGCGCGCACCACGTGGGGCTGGGGGTGGATCATCCAGGCGGTGGGGACGGTCATCGCGCTGGCGGGGTTCGTCGCGGCGCGGCGGAGCAGGGTGGGATGGACGCTGGCGGCGCTGGGGGGACTGGCGCTCGCCGTCGCGCCCGCTCTGTCCGGACACGCCTCGGCGGTCCCGCGCCTCAGCGGCCTCGCGATCGTGGCCGATGCGGTGCACGTGCTGGGGGCGGGCGGATGGGTCGGCGGGCTGTTCCTGCTGGTGGCTGCGGGCGTCCCCGCCGCCATGCGCCTGCCGACCGAGGAGCGCGGCCCCGCCGTCGCCGCCCTTGTGCATGCGTTCTCTCCAGTGGCACTCGTCTGCGCGGGGGCGCTCACCGTCACCGGGTTGTTCGCCACCTGGCTCCACGTGGGCGCTCCCTCGGCGCTCTGGCAGACGGACTACGGCCGAACGCTCCTGATCAAGCTGGCGCTCCTCACGACCGTCTTCGGCACGGGCGCGTACAACTGGCGCCGTCTCCGGCCCGCCCTCGGCGACCAGGCCGGCGCTGTCCGCCTGCGCCGCTCCGCGACGGTAGAGATCGCGGCGGGCGTGCTGGTGCTGCTCGCCACCGCCGTCCTGGTGGCGACGGCGGCACCGGCGGGGTTGTGA
- a CDS encoding TetR family transcriptional regulator C-terminal domain-containing protein, translated as MPGERASEDVRREQILQASFEVASREGIGGLTIRAVAAEAKLSHSLVVFYFQRKERLVLELLEWLIATTTVLHVPPEVARITGALDRLHAILQRELARLLEQRKHTRLFFEYWARGTTDDEVRARISAELERYRATFRVMMEELLAAEPAAFRGVSADAMAAVAVSWLQGCAVQGMIAPEHFDMDAYLAAVRGFTARLAEVA; from the coding sequence ATGCCGGGCGAGAGAGCATCCGAGGACGTGCGTCGCGAGCAGATCCTGCAGGCGAGCTTCGAGGTGGCGTCGCGCGAGGGGATCGGCGGCCTGACGATCCGCGCCGTGGCCGCCGAGGCGAAGCTGAGCCATTCGCTGGTCGTGTTCTACTTCCAGCGCAAGGAGCGGCTGGTGCTGGAGCTCCTGGAATGGCTCATCGCGACCACCACGGTGCTGCACGTGCCGCCCGAGGTCGCCCGCATCACCGGCGCGCTCGACCGGCTGCACGCCATCCTCCAGCGGGAGCTGGCGCGGCTGCTGGAGCAGCGGAAGCACACGCGGCTCTTCTTCGAGTACTGGGCGCGCGGCACCACGGACGACGAGGTGCGCGCCCGCATCAGCGCCGAGCTGGAGCGGTACCGCGCGACCTTTCGCGTGATGATGGAGGAGCTTCTCGCCGCCGAGCCGGCCGCCTTCCGGGGTGTGAGCGCGGATGCGATGGCGGCGGTCGCCGTGAGCTGGCTGCAAGGGTGCGCGGTGCAGGGGATGATCGCCCCGGAGCACTTCGACATGGACGCCTACCTGGCCGCCGTTCGTGGCTTCACCGCGCGCCTAGCGGAGGTCGCGTAG
- a CDS encoding alpha/beta hydrolase: MPAPSGNSGGESVAVTRDCTLPAPAAADIRTARDVTYAVMDGQPQRMDVAWPAGEGPHPLVVLIHGGGWSGGDKSAYHYAMRVLVAQGYAAASINYRLASAPRNLFPAAVEDVRCAVRFLRSNAGTYRIDPARIGVLGHSAGAHLAAMLGTAADVPGLDGACPIRDVSPAVSAVVALAGPQDIRTAGALDPSQSGMVENFLGAPPESVMERALLASPAVHVKAGAPPFLLVHGTSDGVVPPRQSRSMRDTLRAAGVPVTLIELPGIGHSIDEFGMSPSFRVTTCTTLAFLRKWLRAEDR; the protein is encoded by the coding sequence GTGCCCGCGCCTTCCGGTAACTCCGGCGGCGAGTCGGTGGCGGTGACGCGCGATTGCACCCTTCCCGCGCCAGCCGCCGCGGACATTCGCACGGCCCGCGACGTCACCTACGCGGTCATGGATGGACAGCCGCAGCGCATGGACGTCGCCTGGCCGGCGGGCGAGGGGCCGCATCCGCTCGTGGTGCTGATCCACGGCGGCGGGTGGAGCGGCGGCGACAAGAGCGCCTATCACTACGCGATGCGCGTTCTCGTAGCGCAGGGATACGCGGCCGCATCCATCAACTACCGGCTGGCGAGCGCGCCTCGCAACCTCTTTCCGGCGGCGGTGGAGGACGTGCGCTGCGCCGTCCGCTTCCTCCGCTCGAATGCGGGCACGTACCGCATCGACCCGGCACGGATCGGGGTGCTGGGGCATTCGGCGGGTGCGCACCTGGCGGCGATGCTGGGCACCGCCGCGGATGTGCCGGGGCTGGATGGCGCCTGCCCCATCCGCGACGTGTCGCCGGCGGTGAGCGCGGTGGTGGCGCTGGCGGGGCCGCAGGACATCCGCACGGCGGGCGCGCTCGACCCCAGCCAGAGCGGGATGGTGGAGAACTTCCTGGGTGCGCCTCCCGAATCCGTGATGGAGCGCGCGCTTCTCGCGTCGCCCGCGGTGCACGTGAAGGCAGGGGCGCCTCCGTTCCTCCTGGTCCACGGCACCTCGGATGGTGTCGTTCCGCCGCGGCAGTCCCGCTCCATGCGCGACACCCTGCGCGCGGCGGGCGTGCCCGTGACGCTGATCGAGCTTCCGGGGATCGGGCACAGCATCGACGAGTTCGGGATGAGCCCGAGCTTCCGCGTTACCACGTGCACCACGCTGGCGTTTCTGCGGAAGTGGTTGCGGGCAGAAGATCGGTGA
- a CDS encoding response regulator yields the protein MAAQRTSGPAAAPRVEEIDTYARDIVDTVREPLLMLDTELRVRSANSAFYKTFGVTCEETENLPIYELGNGQWDIPALRALLEEVMSTGSVFNDFELEHTFPLIGQRVMVLNARKLRPGSHADRLVLAIEDVTERRATQASLRAIESYAQDIVDTVRKPLLILDPGLRVRSGNRAFYDTFAVSAAETEGRLIYELGNGQWNVPALRTLLEAIIPRGSVFNDFELEHDFPAIGRRVMLLNARKLKPGDHDELLVLAIEDVTERRRTEQEVVNAREAAESANRTKSLFLANMSHELRTPLNAILGYSEMLHEEAMERGLLDFTADLDKIGTAGKHLLALINDILDLSKIEAGKMELFLESFDLAELIHEITSTMGPIVRTNSNTLRVELAPRLGVMHADQMKVRQALSNLLSNAVKFTHGGSVIVCARRERMDGREWVLFEVTDTGVGMSAEQIVKLFQDFTQADASTTRRFGGTGLGLALTRRFCQMMGGDVTVRSVPGEGSTFTIKLPAVIRAVDPEPVPALASSEWRGRGDKLPSGASCVLVIDDDPVQRDLMQRFLGREGFRVLVAEGGEEGLRLAREMQPVAITLDVMMPGMDGWAVLSALKADPAVRNIPVVMLTMVDDPNRGFTLGAAAYATKPVNRGRLSRLLRKYSSATEQGGVLLVDHDGAARALLRAMLEAEGWTVREAENGRVALERMEEECPRLILLDLLMPEMDGFEFHEQVRQHPEWRSVPVVVVTSHDLSREERRRLNGYVETIVQKAGDSPDALLHRVSALLGGFGAERPLITRTGGERRALPA from the coding sequence ATGGCCGCACAGCGCACTTCCGGCCCCGCAGCGGCGCCGCGGGTGGAGGAGATCGACACGTACGCGCGCGACATCGTGGACACCGTCCGCGAGCCACTGCTGATGCTGGACACCGAGCTCCGGGTGCGCAGCGCCAACAGCGCGTTCTACAAGACGTTCGGCGTCACGTGCGAAGAAACCGAGAACCTGCCGATCTACGAGCTCGGCAACGGGCAGTGGGACATTCCCGCGCTCCGCGCCCTGCTGGAAGAGGTGATGAGCACCGGCTCCGTCTTCAACGACTTCGAGCTGGAGCACACCTTTCCCCTCATCGGGCAGCGGGTGATGGTGCTGAACGCCCGCAAGCTGCGCCCGGGGAGCCACGCCGACCGGCTGGTGCTCGCCATCGAAGACGTCACCGAGCGCCGCGCCACGCAGGCGAGCCTCCGGGCGATCGAGTCGTATGCGCAGGACATCGTCGACACGGTGCGCAAGCCGCTCCTGATCCTCGATCCGGGGCTGCGGGTGCGCAGCGGCAACCGCGCCTTCTACGACACCTTCGCCGTCTCCGCCGCGGAAACCGAGGGCCGGCTGATCTACGAGCTGGGCAACGGCCAGTGGAACGTCCCTGCGCTGCGCACCCTCCTGGAAGCGATCATCCCCCGCGGCTCCGTCTTCAACGACTTCGAGCTGGAGCACGACTTTCCCGCGATCGGGCGGCGCGTGATGCTGCTCAACGCGCGCAAGCTCAAGCCGGGCGACCACGACGAGCTCCTGGTGCTGGCCATCGAAGACGTCACCGAGCGGCGGCGCACCGAGCAGGAGGTGGTCAACGCACGCGAAGCCGCCGAGAGCGCCAACCGCACCAAGAGCCTCTTCCTGGCCAACATGAGCCACGAGCTGAGGACGCCGCTCAACGCCATCCTCGGCTACTCGGAGATGCTCCACGAGGAGGCCATGGAGCGCGGGCTGCTTGACTTCACGGCGGACCTGGACAAGATCGGCACGGCGGGCAAGCACCTCCTGGCCCTCATCAACGACATCCTGGACCTGTCCAAGATCGAGGCGGGCAAGATGGAGCTCTTCCTCGAGAGCTTCGACCTGGCCGAGCTGATCCACGAGATCACCTCCACCATGGGGCCGATCGTGCGGACAAACTCCAACACGCTGCGCGTGGAGCTGGCTCCCCGGCTGGGCGTGATGCACGCGGACCAGATGAAGGTGCGCCAGGCGCTCTCCAATCTCCTGTCCAACGCGGTCAAGTTCACGCACGGCGGCAGCGTGATCGTGTGCGCGCGGCGCGAGCGGATGGATGGGCGCGAGTGGGTGCTCTTTGAGGTCACCGACACGGGCGTGGGGATGAGCGCCGAGCAGATCGTGAAGCTCTTCCAGGACTTTACCCAGGCGGACGCCTCCACCACGCGCAGGTTCGGCGGCACGGGGCTGGGGCTGGCCCTCACGCGCCGCTTCTGCCAGATGATGGGAGGCGACGTCACCGTGCGCAGCGTGCCGGGCGAGGGGAGCACCTTCACCATCAAGCTCCCCGCCGTCATCCGCGCCGTGGACCCGGAGCCCGTCCCCGCCCTGGCCTCCAGCGAGTGGCGCGGCCGCGGCGACAAGCTCCCCAGCGGCGCGAGCTGCGTCCTGGTGATCGACGACGACCCCGTGCAGCGCGACCTGATGCAGCGCTTCCTGGGCCGGGAAGGATTCCGCGTCCTCGTGGCCGAAGGCGGCGAAGAGGGGCTCCGCCTCGCGCGGGAGATGCAGCCGGTCGCCATCACGCTGGACGTGATGATGCCCGGGATGGACGGCTGGGCCGTGCTCTCGGCGCTCAAGGCCGACCCGGCGGTGCGCAACATCCCCGTCGTGATGCTCACCATGGTGGACGATCCCAACCGGGGCTTCACGCTGGGCGCGGCCGCGTACGCCACCAAGCCGGTGAACCGCGGCCGCCTCTCGCGCCTCCTGCGCAAGTACTCCAGCGCCACGGAACAGGGCGGCGTGCTGCTGGTGGACCACGACGGCGCCGCGCGCGCGCTGCTGCGCGCCATGCTGGAGGCGGAAGGCTGGACGGTGCGAGAAGCGGAGAACGGAAGGGTGGCGCTGGAGCGGATGGAGGAGGAGTGCCCCCGGCTGATCCTGCTGGACCTGCTGATGCCCGAGATGGACGGCTTCGAGTTCCACGAGCAGGTGCGCCAGCACCCCGAATGGCGCTCCGTGCCGGTGGTGGTAGTGACGTCGCACGACCTC
- a CDS encoding WGxxGxxG family protein, with product MYSVAKRTMGWAKLAVMALVLCGAAVIRVDAQDTAVTTTTTETEREGNGFPWGLLGLLGLLGLLGRRKTEEVHTHREPVRPVETHRPATAAPTAERTVYRPDETGGIGGQGGTTGGSGGTMGGPGGTTGGPGTPGGTRL from the coding sequence ATGTACTCAGTTGCGAAGCGTACGATGGGCTGGGCGAAGCTGGCCGTCATGGCGCTCGTCCTCTGCGGCGCCGCGGTGATCCGCGTGGACGCGCAGGATACGGCGGTGACGACGACCACCACCGAGACCGAGCGCGAAGGCAACGGGTTCCCGTGGGGGCTGCTGGGCCTCCTCGGCCTGCTGGGGCTCCTGGGCCGCCGCAAGACGGAGGAGGTGCACACCCACCGCGAGCCGGTCCGTCCCGTGGAGACGCACCGCCCCGCCACCGCGGCCCCCACCGCCGAGCGCACGGTCTACCGCCCGGACGAGACGGGCGGCATCGGCGGCCAGGGTGGAACCACCGGCGGGTCCGGCGGAACCATGGGTGGCCCCGGCGGGACCACGGGCGGCCCCGGCACCCCGGGCGGCACCCGCCTCTGA
- a CDS encoding ATP-binding protein — protein sequence MTQTPPPPTPPGSPARLRDPERLAVLRATGLLVEERVELFDRLARAAAHALHVPVAQVNLVAEDGQHPRASFGDEGGAVVLDDSLCQHVAVTGEALVLGDTRTGESRENEVAAYAAVPLTTAAGHTLGALCVMDFAARDWTDGEVEILRDLAALAVADIENRLRSDHRESEARFRTLTEVNPDGIVVMDDTGIIVSVNPAMERIFGYAEGELMGEPLSILVPERFRDAHNKGMQRYLATGRRNIPWSGLELPGLTRSGREVAIEIAFGEYVHEGRHVFAGFIHDISRRKREEARRLTEHAVTRVLAGAAAVEEAAPGILRTMGEMLRWDLGVLWRVEAGVLCFVAGWRGPAVDGERFEKASRAATLRPGEGLPGRVWERGEAVWIQELADDPNFPRARLAAEAGLRTGFAFPITGAGRTLGVIEFFARDAEIPDESMLRTMEAMGSEIGQFIVRKEAEAARDRALADAVEAQARAEDQAVELETQTSALQTQAAELQETQAELEIAVAELQQANAELTARTAEAEQATADAEEANRAKSQFLANMSHELRTPINAVMGYTDLLEMGIAGPLTEAQRAHLDRIKASSQHLLSLVNEILDLAKVESGQLRVVRERSALAEALDGALGLVLPQASRAGVAVRNEVDTDAAYWGDPERVQQILANLLTNAIKFTPRGGGVRVSCGITDQPDPRVQARGAARWLSVQVEDSGIGIAPEHQEEIFQPFFQVDGGYTRESGGTGLGLSISRRLARLMGGDVTLQSRAGQGSCFTLWLPADSEPAAGEERPRAAPATARAVPRLAEVGRMLARRADDVAEEWGARLRADPALSVAHDLDRAHLEDHMATALMEAGLALLALGEGGGELALLRDGTDIQRVVFDRHGRQRSRLGWSRAALHREYQILRELVEATLRRHLPPHEDGTVDDTMAVLRQLLEQAERISLDGWQKAEHLILSGIKESRGRG from the coding sequence GTGACCCAAACGCCGCCCCCTCCGACGCCCCCCGGCTCCCCGGCCCGCCTCCGCGATCCGGAGCGGCTGGCCGTGCTGCGCGCCACCGGGCTGCTGGTGGAGGAGCGGGTGGAGCTATTCGACCGGCTGGCGCGCGCGGCCGCTCATGCCCTGCACGTTCCCGTCGCGCAGGTGAACCTCGTAGCCGAGGACGGGCAGCACCCCCGCGCCAGCTTCGGCGATGAAGGCGGGGCGGTGGTGCTCGACGACTCGCTCTGCCAGCACGTCGCCGTCACGGGCGAGGCGCTCGTGCTGGGCGACACCCGCACGGGGGAGAGCCGCGAGAACGAGGTCGCCGCGTACGCCGCGGTGCCGCTCACCACCGCGGCCGGGCACACGCTGGGCGCGCTGTGCGTGATGGACTTCGCGGCGCGCGATTGGACCGACGGCGAGGTGGAGATCCTGCGCGACCTGGCCGCGCTCGCCGTCGCGGACATCGAGAACCGGCTGCGCTCCGATCACCGCGAGAGCGAGGCGCGCTTCCGCACCCTCACCGAGGTCAACCCGGACGGCATCGTCGTGATGGACGACACGGGGATCATCGTCTCGGTGAACCCCGCCATGGAGCGGATCTTCGGCTACGCGGAAGGGGAGCTGATGGGGGAGCCGCTCTCCATCCTGGTGCCCGAGCGGTTCCGCGACGCGCACAACAAGGGGATGCAGCGCTACCTGGCCACGGGAAGGCGCAACATCCCGTGGAGCGGCCTGGAGCTTCCCGGGCTCACCCGGAGCGGGCGCGAGGTCGCCATCGAGATCGCCTTCGGGGAGTACGTCCACGAGGGACGGCACGTCTTCGCCGGCTTCATCCACGACATCTCGCGCAGGAAGCGCGAGGAGGCGCGCAGGCTCACGGAGCACGCCGTCACCCGCGTGCTGGCCGGCGCGGCGGCGGTGGAGGAGGCCGCGCCCGGCATCCTGCGCACCATGGGCGAGATGCTGCGCTGGGACCTCGGCGTCCTCTGGCGCGTGGAGGCGGGGGTGCTCTGCTTCGTGGCCGGCTGGCGCGGGCCCGCGGTGGACGGCGAGCGGTTCGAGAAGGCCAGCCGCGCCGCCACCCTGCGCCCGGGCGAAGGCCTCCCCGGCCGCGTGTGGGAGCGTGGCGAAGCCGTGTGGATCCAGGAGCTCGCGGACGACCCCAACTTTCCCCGCGCCCGCCTCGCCGCCGAGGCGGGGCTGCGGACCGGGTTCGCCTTCCCCATCACCGGCGCCGGCCGCACGCTGGGCGTCATCGAGTTCTTTGCGCGCGACGCGGAGATCCCCGACGAGTCGATGCTCCGCACCATGGAGGCGATGGGGAGCGAGATCGGCCAGTTCATCGTGCGCAAGGAGGCCGAGGCCGCACGCGACCGCGCCCTCGCCGACGCCGTGGAAGCGCAGGCCAGGGCCGAGGACCAGGCGGTCGAGCTGGAGACGCAGACCAGCGCGCTCCAGACCCAGGCCGCCGAGCTCCAGGAGACGCAGGCGGAGCTGGAGATCGCCGTCGCGGAGCTGCAGCAGGCCAACGCCGAGCTCACCGCCCGCACCGCCGAGGCCGAGCAGGCGACCGCGGACGCGGAGGAGGCGAACCGCGCCAAGTCGCAGTTCCTGGCCAACATGAGCCACGAGCTGCGCACCCCCATCAACGCGGTGATGGGCTACACCGACCTGCTGGAGATGGGGATCGCGGGCCCGCTCACCGAGGCCCAGCGTGCCCACCTGGACCGGATCAAAGCGAGCAGCCAGCACCTGCTCTCGCTGGTCAACGAGATCCTGGACCTGGCCAAGGTGGAGTCCGGCCAGCTGCGCGTGGTGCGCGAGCGGTCGGCGCTGGCCGAGGCGCTGGACGGCGCCCTGGGGCTCGTGCTGCCGCAGGCGTCGCGCGCGGGCGTCGCGGTGCGCAACGAGGTGGACACGGACGCGGCGTACTGGGGCGACCCGGAGCGCGTGCAGCAGATCCTGGCGAACCTGCTCACCAACGCCATCAAGTTCACCCCGCGCGGCGGCGGCGTGCGGGTGTCGTGCGGCATCACGGACCAGCCGGACCCACGCGTGCAGGCGCGCGGCGCCGCGAGATGGCTGAGCGTGCAGGTGGAGGACAGCGGGATCGGGATCGCCCCGGAGCACCAGGAGGAGATCTTCCAGCCCTTCTTCCAGGTGGACGGCGGCTACACGCGGGAGAGCGGCGGCACGGGGCTGGGGCTCTCCATCAGCCGCCGCCTGGCGCGCCTGATGGGGGGCGACGTCACGCTCCAGAGCCGCGCCGGCCAGGGCTCCTGCTTCACCCTCTGGCTCCCCGCCGACTCCGAGCCGGCAGCCGGAGAGGAGCGCCCCCGCGCCGCGCCCGCCACCGCCCGCGCGGTTCCGCGCCTCGCCGAGGTCGGCCGCATGCTGGCGCGCCGCGCGGACGACGTCGCGGAGGAGTGGGGCGCCCGGCTGCGCGCGGATCCCGCCCTCTCCGTGGCCCACGACCTGGACCGCGCCCACCTGGAGGACCACATGGCCACCGCGCTGATGGAAGCCGGCCTGGCTCTGCTGGCGCTGGGCGAGGGCGGCGGCGAGCTCGCCCTGCTGCGCGACGGCACGGACATCCAGCGCGTCGTCTTCGACCGTCACGGACGGCAGCGGTCGCGGCTGGGCTGGTCGCGCGCGGCGCTGCACCGCGAGTACCAGATCCTCCGCGAGCTGGTGGAAGCCACCCTGCGCCGGCACCTCCCGCCGCACGAGGACGGCACGGTCGACGACACCATGGCCGTCCTGCGCCAGCTCCTGGAGCAGGCGGAGCGAATCAGCCTGGACGGCTGGCAGAAGGCGGAGCACCTCATCCTCAGCGGGATCAAGGAGAGCCGCGGGCGCGGGTGA